In Bacillus sp. NP247, one DNA window encodes the following:
- a CDS encoding 5'-methylthioadenosine/adenosylhomocysteine nucleosidase — protein MKFGIIGPSEDEIMPFIEGMSNKKITNLAMLTFHSGTYENVEVVALYCGVCKVNAAIAAQILIDKFNVTHIIVTGVAGAIDKVLKIGDTVISTEIAYHDVDEGILTEYHPWMESVYFKTDSNLLELSREVIENNQFAQNVYFGKIVTGEAFISESGRTEIISKYSPLCVDMETASIAHVCYANSIPFIAVRSITDTEEASGIEVFEDNCVSASHHSIHFVKKLLESL, from the coding sequence ATGAAATTTGGAATTATTGGGCCATCAGAAGATGAAATTATGCCTTTTATTGAAGGAATGTCTAATAAAAAAATAACGAATCTTGCGATGTTAACGTTTCATAGTGGGACATATGAAAATGTAGAAGTTGTTGCATTATATTGTGGTGTATGTAAAGTTAATGCAGCTATTGCAGCTCAAATATTAATAGATAAGTTTAACGTGACGCATATTATTGTAACAGGTGTTGCAGGAGCAATCGACAAAGTATTGAAAATTGGAGATACAGTCATTTCAACAGAAATAGCATATCACGATGTTGATGAAGGGATATTAACTGAATATCATCCGTGGATGGAAAGTGTATACTTTAAAACGGATAGCAATCTTCTTGAGTTGAGCCGAGAAGTGATCGAGAACAATCAATTCGCTCAAAATGTTTACTTTGGCAAGATAGTTACTGGGGAAGCATTTATTAGTGAAAGTGGCCGTACAGAAATAATTTCTAAATACAGCCCACTTTGTGTAGATATGGAAACTGCAAGTATAGCCCACGTCTGTTATGCAAACTCGATTCCATTTATAGCAGTGAGATCAATAACAGATACAGAAGAAGCGTCAGGCATAGAAGTATTTGAAGATAATTGTGTTTCGGCTTCACATCATTCAATTCATTTTGTTAAAAAGTTACTAGAATCGTTGTAA
- a CDS encoding alpha/beta hydrolase produces MNVQESFVTALDGTEIYLCKWLPEGDPRGIIQIAHGMTEHAGVYTDFIDALLEAGYGVYAHDHKGHGKTVKREEDYGHFEPNVGWNKAVSDVIFVSETIKKEQKCPLFLLGHSMGSFLSRRAVQLRGELYDGFLISGTGGNPGLLGIIGHKVATIEMKLRGVKTKSPMLNFLSFGNFNSHFKPNRTKFDWLSSDNSQVDKYIKDPLCGFICTTSFYRELFHGVLEVNKLEEYKKTPKNLPIHIFSGDRDPVGDMGKGVKEVYENYKKCGVKDVTLRLYENGRHEMFHEVNRDEVFKDLISWLDAHNK; encoded by the coding sequence ATGAACGTACAGGAAAGTTTCGTTACGGCATTGGATGGAACAGAAATTTATTTGTGTAAGTGGTTACCAGAAGGAGATCCGCGAGGGATTATTCAAATTGCGCATGGTATGACAGAACATGCAGGTGTTTATACAGACTTTATTGATGCTTTATTAGAAGCAGGGTATGGTGTTTATGCGCATGATCATAAGGGTCATGGAAAAACAGTGAAAAGAGAAGAAGACTATGGTCATTTTGAACCAAATGTAGGTTGGAACAAGGCTGTGTCTGATGTTATCTTTGTATCAGAAACGATAAAAAAAGAACAGAAATGTCCGCTGTTTCTGCTTGGACATAGTATGGGATCATTTTTATCAAGAAGAGCTGTACAACTTAGAGGCGAGCTATATGATGGATTTCTTATTTCAGGAACTGGAGGGAATCCGGGTCTTTTAGGAATCATCGGTCATAAAGTAGCGACAATTGAGATGAAACTACGCGGAGTGAAAACGAAAAGTCCGATGCTAAACTTTTTATCCTTCGGAAACTTCAACTCACACTTTAAGCCGAATCGTACAAAATTTGATTGGTTATCTTCAGATAACAGCCAAGTAGATAAATATATTAAAGATCCGTTATGTGGCTTTATTTGCACAACAAGTTTTTATCGAGAATTATTTCATGGTGTATTAGAAGTAAATAAATTAGAAGAATACAAGAAAACGCCAAAAAATCTTCCGATACATATATTTTCTGGAGATCGTGATCCAGTTGGAGATATGGGGAAAGGTGTAAAAGAAGTATATGAAAACTATAAAAAATGTGGTGTGAAAGACGTGACACTACGTTTATATGAAAATGGAAGACATGAAATGTTCCATGAAGTGAATAGAGATGAAGTGTTTAAAGATTTAATTTCTTGGTTAGATGCGCATAATAAATGA
- a CDS encoding class III extradiol ring-cleavage dioxygenase yields the protein MMPSLFLAHGSPMLAIQDTDYTRFLKTLGETYKPKAIVIFTAHWESEVLTISSSDEVYETIYDFGGFPPELYEIKYRAKGSSSIASMLETKFKNKGIPVHKNTTRGLDHGSWTLLHRMYPEANIPVIQISVNPFLSAKEQFEIGEALQGLGQEDILVIGSGVTVHNLRALKWNQTTPEKWAIEFDDWLIKHMQTNDKDALFNWENNAPHAQLAVPRAEHFVPLFIAMGSGENDGKVIHRSYELGTLSYLSLQF from the coding sequence ATGATGCCATCACTATTTTTAGCACATGGTTCACCAATGCTCGCTATTCAAGATACAGACTATACACGCTTTTTAAAGACACTTGGAGAAACATATAAACCGAAAGCTATTGTTATTTTTACCGCTCACTGGGAAAGTGAAGTATTAACGATTTCCTCTTCAGATGAAGTATATGAAACAATTTATGACTTTGGAGGTTTTCCTCCTGAGTTATACGAAATCAAATATCGTGCGAAAGGCTCTTCTAGCATTGCGTCAATGCTAGAAACAAAATTTAAAAACAAAGGCATTCCAGTCCATAAAAATACGACTAGAGGTTTAGATCATGGTTCATGGACACTCCTGCACCGTATGTATCCAGAAGCAAATATTCCTGTCATACAAATATCAGTAAATCCATTCCTTTCTGCAAAAGAACAATTTGAAATTGGAGAAGCATTACAAGGACTTGGACAAGAAGATATTTTAGTAATCGGTAGCGGGGTTACTGTTCATAATTTACGAGCTTTAAAATGGAATCAAACTACACCCGAAAAATGGGCAATTGAATTTGATGATTGGCTTATAAAACATATGCAGACTAATGATAAAGATGCATTGTTTAATTGGGAGAATAATGCGCCTCATGCACAATTAGCAGTACCAAGAGCAGAGCATTTTGTTCCTTTATTTATCGCGATGGGTAGTGGTGAGAACGACGGTAAAGTCATTCACCGTAGCTACGAGCTTGGTACATTAAGTTATCTTTCCCTTCAATTTTAA
- a CDS encoding GNAT family N-acetyltransferase: MQIREAALAEANELSELALHSKATWNYSEEFILSCKEELTITEEYIKNNFVYVLENNNMKIGFFSFLRNENALDFLYIHPCFKGKGYGKIIWEFVIEQANELGIKSFTIDSDPNAKGYYLKMGAKLIGETPSTVFKNRLLPLLQYYV; the protein is encoded by the coding sequence ATGCAAATACGAGAAGCTGCATTAGCAGAAGCAAATGAATTAAGTGAACTCGCACTACATTCAAAAGCAACGTGGAATTATAGTGAAGAATTCATACTTTCTTGTAAGGAAGAGTTAACAATTACAGAAGAGTACATAAAAAATAATTTTGTATATGTTTTAGAAAATAATAATATGAAGATTGGATTTTTCTCGTTTTTACGCAATGAAAATGCTCTTGATTTCCTATACATTCATCCTTGTTTTAAAGGGAAAGGCTACGGGAAAATAATTTGGGAGTTTGTAATAGAGCAAGCAAATGAATTAGGAATAAAAAGTTTTACGATTGATAGTGATCCGAATGCAAAAGGCTATTACTTGAAAATGGGAGCAAAGCTAATCGGAGAGACACCATCAACGGTATTTAAGAATCGACTTTTACCTCTTTTGCAATATTATGTGTAA